One genomic segment of Gammaproteobacteria bacterium includes these proteins:
- the tpiA gene encoding triose-phosphate isomerase, whose amino-acid sequence MRKPLVAGNWKMNGNSASIKALLDGLLSGKAANGSAEVAVCSPFVYIPLVAEIVSGSNIAVGAQDVAVEEVGAYTGEVSGAMLKDVGCHYVLVGHSERRSLYGETDSMVAQKFAAAQRDGLVPILCVGETLDERESSMTEAVVEKQLAAVALYSGVKALNKAVIAYEPVWAIGTGMTATPEQAQAVHAFIRHWIEKQDAELAAKVRILYGGSMKGSNAAELMAQPDIDGGLVGGASLQAEEFLTICRAAG is encoded by the coding sequence ATGCGTAAACCGCTGGTGGCTGGAAACTGGAAGATGAACGGCAATAGCGCCAGTATTAAGGCGCTGCTAGATGGTCTTTTGAGCGGAAAAGCAGCGAATGGTTCCGCAGAAGTTGCTGTTTGTTCCCCATTTGTATACATTCCACTAGTCGCCGAGATAGTGTCGGGTTCGAACATCGCTGTTGGTGCGCAGGACGTCGCTGTTGAGGAAGTGGGCGCCTATACGGGCGAGGTTTCCGGGGCGATGCTTAAAGATGTGGGCTGCCACTACGTGCTTGTCGGTCACTCCGAACGCCGTTCGCTGTACGGTGAAACGGATAGCATGGTTGCGCAGAAATTTGCAGCGGCTCAGCGTGATGGTCTGGTGCCCATTCTATGTGTGGGCGAGACCTTGGATGAGCGTGAGTCCAGCATGACCGAGGCTGTGGTAGAGAAACAGCTGGCGGCGGTTGCCCTGTACTCTGGCGTCAAGGCATTGAATAAAGCGGTTATTGCTTACGAACCTGTGTGGGCAATCGGTACCGGCATGACTGCCACGCCTGAACAGGCGCAGGCGGTACATGCATTTATCCGTCATTGGATAGAAAAACAGGATGCAGAACTGGCGGCTAAAGTACGTATTCTTTACGGCGGCAGCATGAAAGGTTCGAATGCGGCAGAGCTGATGGCTCAGCCGGATATTGATGGCGGCTTGGTGGGCGGCGCCTCACTGCAGGCCGAAGAATTTTTGACAATCTGCCGTGCGGCAGGGTGA
- the glmM gene encoding phosphoglucosamine mutase, translated as MSRKYFGTDGIRGLVGQAPINAEFVMRLGWAAGKVLAREGRRKVVIGKDTRISGYMFESALQAGLSSAGVNIKLLGPMPTPAIAYLTRTLHCDAGIVISASHNPYYDNGIKFFSGDGTKLPDEVELAIEAELENTMTTVDSGELGKAVRVIDAGGRYIEFCKSTVPISFSLKGLKIVIDCAHGATYHVAPSVFTELGADVYAIGVTPDGLNINEGCGSTKPTLLQEEVLKRKADLGIAFDGDGDRVIMVDHKGEVLDGDELLYIIAQSRMTRGELKGGVVGTLMSNFGLEEALAQNDVPFVRAQVGDRYVIEQLKATGWSLGGESSGHLICLDRTTTGDGVVASLQVLEAVMDSGKSLYELKSGMRKYPQVMVNVKIAKRQDVMANEAIRKAVEDAEQKLAGKGRVLLRASGTEPLIRVMVEGSNPVKVDALANELAEVVRKSLT; from the coding sequence TTGAGCAGGAAATACTTTGGGACAGACGGCATTCGTGGTCTTGTGGGCCAGGCGCCAATCAATGCTGAATTTGTGATGCGTCTGGGCTGGGCTGCGGGCAAGGTGCTTGCGCGCGAAGGTCGTCGTAAAGTGGTTATCGGCAAAGATACTCGTATTTCCGGTTATATGTTTGAGTCCGCTTTGCAGGCAGGTCTTTCTTCAGCAGGTGTGAACATCAAATTATTGGGGCCGATGCCAACGCCGGCGATTGCCTATCTGACGCGTACTCTGCATTGTGATGCTGGAATCGTGATTAGTGCGTCACACAATCCGTACTATGACAACGGCATTAAATTTTTCTCCGGGGATGGCACCAAACTGCCTGATGAGGTTGAGCTCGCAATTGAAGCTGAGCTGGAAAATACCATGACCACGGTGGATTCCGGTGAGCTGGGCAAGGCAGTGCGCGTTATCGATGCGGGCGGACGATACATCGAGTTTTGTAAAAGTACGGTTCCCATTTCGTTCTCGCTAAAAGGTTTGAAAATTGTTATCGATTGCGCCCATGGTGCAACTTATCACGTGGCACCCAGCGTGTTTACCGAGCTTGGTGCGGATGTGTATGCCATCGGTGTCACGCCCGATGGTTTGAACATTAATGAGGGTTGTGGCTCCACCAAGCCTACGCTGTTGCAGGAAGAAGTGCTAAAGCGCAAAGCGGACTTGGGTATCGCATTTGACGGTGATGGTGATCGCGTCATTATGGTGGATCACAAGGGTGAAGTGCTTGATGGTGATGAGTTGCTCTACATCATTGCTCAGTCGCGAATGACGCGCGGCGAGCTCAAGGGTGGTGTGGTTGGAACCCTGATGAGCAACTTTGGTCTGGAAGAAGCGCTGGCACAGAATGATGTTCCGTTTGTGCGTGCCCAGGTGGGCGACCGCTACGTGATTGAGCAGCTCAAGGCGACTGGTTGGTCGCTGGGTGGCGAATCGTCGGGGCATTTGATTTGTCTGGATCGCACTACCACGGGTGACGGGGTTGTGGCGTCACTGCAGGTTCTGGAAGCTGTTATGGATTCGGGCAAGAGTTTGTATGAGCTCAAATCTGGAATGCGCAAATATCCCCAGGTGATGGTCAATGTCAAAATTGCCAAGCGTCAGGATGTGATGGCCAATGAGGCGATACGCAAAGCTGTCGAAGATGCAGAGCAAAAATTGGCGGGTAAGGGGCGGGTGTTGTTGCGTGCCTCGGGAACCGAACCGCTGATTCGGGTGATGGTCGAGGGGAGCAATCCGGTGAAAGTCGATGCGCTGGCTAATGAGTTGGCAGAAGTTGTAAGAAAATCGCTAACTTAG
- the folP gene encoding dihydropteroate synthase has protein sequence MRNTIANGRTLDLSSPRVMGILNVTPDSFSDGGKFFAADSALFQAQKMLQDGAYVIDVGGESTRPGAQEVSLSQELDRVIPVIESLTAEFDVAVSVDTSKPEVMTAAVAAGAVLINDVRALREPGAVAAAAATGAYVCLMHMQGQPRSMQLAPAYEDVVREVNDFLIDRVAVCEQAGIARSRILLDPGFGFGKNLQHNLSLLRNIDAVVALGLPVLVGISRKSMFGQLMNLSVEQRLIPSVAAAVMLVMRGARLVRAHDVQETVQALAVCSAVLAMENEGDVR, from the coding sequence ATGAGAAATACAATTGCCAACGGGCGAACTCTGGATTTGAGTTCGCCCCGCGTGATGGGCATTCTCAATGTTACCCCCGATTCTTTTTCAGACGGGGGTAAATTTTTTGCCGCTGATTCGGCACTCTTTCAAGCTCAAAAAATGCTACAAGACGGCGCCTACGTCATTGATGTGGGTGGCGAGTCCACGCGTCCGGGAGCGCAAGAGGTTTCGTTGTCTCAGGAACTGGACAGAGTTATTCCGGTTATTGAGTCGTTGACTGCTGAATTTGATGTGGCGGTGTCGGTTGATACCAGTAAACCTGAAGTCATGACGGCGGCGGTTGCTGCCGGAGCGGTGTTGATCAATGATGTGCGTGCGCTGCGTGAACCGGGTGCGGTTGCGGCAGCAGCGGCAACCGGTGCCTATGTCTGTCTGATGCACATGCAGGGTCAGCCGCGCAGTATGCAACTTGCGCCGGCTTATGAGGATGTGGTTCGCGAGGTCAATGATTTTTTAATCGACAGAGTGGCTGTTTGCGAGCAGGCAGGCATTGCGCGCTCGCGTATATTGCTTGATCCCGGATTCGGATTTGGTAAAAATCTGCAACATAACCTGAGTTTGTTGCGGAATATTGATGCGGTGGTGGCGTTGGGGTTGCCGGTTTTGGTCGGGATCTCGCGTAAATCCATGTTTGGTCAGTTGATGAATTTGTCGGTTGAACAGCGATTGATTCCCAGTGTGGCTGCAGCGGTGATGCTGGTCATGCGCGGTGCGCGTTTGGTGCGCGCACATGATGTTCAGGAAACAGTACAGGCACTGGCGGTGTGTTCCGCCGTGTTGGCGATGGAAAATGAAGGAGACGTGCGTTGA